In one Rhodohalobacter sp. 614A genomic region, the following are encoded:
- a CDS encoding cation:proton antiporter subunit C — protein sequence MLDFFFGHYAYWFSIILFSIGMYGILFKKTLIKKIIGLAILQSSVILFFVSVASKVDATVPVYDASIPVEQVANYLNPLPHTLMLTAIVVGVATLGVAFTLLIAIYNRYQTLDEQELIEKIHD from the coding sequence ATGCTTGATTTCTTTTTCGGACACTATGCGTATTGGTTTAGCATCATTCTATTTTCCATAGGGATGTACGGCATTCTGTTTAAGAAAACGCTCATTAAAAAGATTATCGGGCTGGCTATTTTGCAATCATCCGTAATCCTTTTTTTCGTATCGGTTGCATCCAAAGTTGACGCAACAGTGCCCGTTTATGATGCTTCAATACCTGTGGAGCAGGTTGCAAATTATCTGAATCCGCTTCCCCACACCCTTATGCTTACCGCTATCGTAGTTGGAGTTGCAACCCTTGGAGTGGCCTTTACTCTTTTGATTGCCATTTACAACCGGTATCAAACATTGGATGAACAAGAATTGATAGAAAAAATCCATGATTGA
- a CDS encoding MnhB domain-containing protein produces MRSQFNSPIIVLGARFLAPYIMVFGLYVIFHGHYSPGGGFQGGALLAAAILLIRVATGRRVSRLQLKEFATTPLAVIGVVIYFATGLTAMIAGGYFLDYGQLPIPGMDPVWLRYTGILIIEVGVGLAVTAILVMIFDNMVKGEDYA; encoded by the coding sequence GTGAGAAGTCAATTTAACAGTCCGATTATTGTTTTGGGAGCCAGGTTTTTAGCTCCGTACATCATGGTGTTTGGACTGTACGTAATTTTCCACGGGCACTACAGCCCCGGCGGAGGTTTCCAGGGAGGAGCACTTCTTGCAGCAGCCATTTTGTTGATACGGGTGGCTACGGGTCGCCGGGTATCCCGCCTGCAACTCAAAGAATTTGCAACCACGCCGCTTGCGGTAATTGGTGTTGTTATTTACTTCGCTACCGGCCTCACAGCTATGATAGCCGGTGGATATTTTCTTGATTACGGACAACTCCCAATCCCCGGAATGGATCCGGTTTGGCTCAGGTATACCGGAATTTTAATCATTGAAGTGGGCGTAGGCTTAGCGGTAACAGCTATTCTTGTCATGATTTTCGACAATATGGTTAAAGGAGAAGATTATGCTTGA